In bacterium, one genomic interval encodes:
- a CDS encoding glycosyltransferase family 9 protein, which translates to MAFKNILIFQTAFLGDVVLTTPLFRGVKRLFPSSRLTLLTTPEARPLVEEDPFLDAILTFDKKKREGFSAVLGKIRGGGFDLLLSPHRSHRTSLIAMLSGIPVRVGYGQAGFSFAYNRKVERKMELHEADRILGLLRGLGKEPLPEDRTLFCGYTCREGCEVTELLEAAGVKEGEKLAGIAPGSVWATKRWLPGGFAEVGRELLKAGLRPVLIGGPDDAPLAEKIAFEIGPEAVNAAGKTRLKALPAWMDRFEVFITNDSAPLHVAGARSTPTVAIFGATVRELGFGPLGKNSRVVETSLSCRPCGLHGGRECPEKHFRCMADISPRAVMDAVRELLGER; encoded by the coding sequence ATGGCTTTTAAAAATATTCTCATATTCCAGACGGCTTTTCTCGGCGACGTGGTCCTGACCACGCCGCTCTTTCGCGGTGTCAAGAGGCTCTTTCCTTCCTCGCGCCTGACCCTCCTGACGACGCCGGAGGCGCGCCCCCTCGTCGAGGAGGACCCCTTTCTGGACGCCATACTCACCTTCGACAAGAAAAAGAGGGAGGGGTTTAGCGCCGTTCTCGGAAAGATCAGGGGAGGAGGGTTCGACCTTTTGCTCTCCCCCCACCGCAGCCACCGGACTTCGCTGATCGCCATGCTCTCGGGCATTCCGGTCAGGGTGGGGTACGGGCAGGCGGGGTTTTCCTTCGCCTACAACCGCAAGGTGGAGCGGAAGATGGAGCTCCACGAGGCGGACAGGATACTCGGTCTTCTTCGCGGCCTCGGAAAAGAGCCGCTCCCCGAAGACCGAACGCTCTTTTGCGGGTACACCTGCAGGGAAGGCTGCGAGGTTACGGAGCTTCTCGAAGCGGCGGGAGTAAAAGAGGGCGAGAAGCTCGCGGGAATAGCACCCGGCTCGGTCTGGGCCACGAAAAGATGGCTTCCCGGCGGGTTCGCCGAGGTCGGGAGGGAGCTTTTAAAGGCCGGACTTCGCCCCGTGCTGATAGGCGGGCCTGACGACGCACCTCTGGCTGAGAAAATAGCCTTTGAAATAGGCCCGGAGGCGGTCAACGCCGCCGGAAAGACCCGGCTCAAGGCGCTGCCCGCGTGGATGGACCGCTTCGAGGTCTTCATAACGAACGATTCCGCGCCCCTTCACGTTGCGGGCGCGAGATCCACGCCCACGGTCGCCATTTTCGGCGCGACGGTGAGGGAGCTGGGCTTCGGGCCTCTCGGGAAGAACTCCAGGGTCGTCGAAACTTCCCTTTCCTGCCGCCCCTGCGGCCTCCACGGCGGGCGCGAGTGCCCGGAAAAACACTTTCGCTGCATGGCCGATATCTCCCCCCGCGCTGTCATGGACGCCGTGAGG